Proteins encoded by one window of Aphis gossypii isolate Hap1 chromosome X, ASM2018417v2, whole genome shotgun sequence:
- the LOC114130164 gene encoding uncharacterized protein LOC114130164, with product MSVVDKVEKVALFIQQKYPTLEFGSIGVSHEAISDICHVMFKRGNCKKAKKNLVNALKNTNSSLRKLLDGKSDNKLDFLKMLKDNDHVKNDFCSYKTEVVNSACKLLKIKCTRENRHNIFQRCQKSFLENEIADSPKELSQIEIFMIGQENELNEGAVVP from the coding sequence atgagTGTGGTAGACAAAGTGGAAAAAGTAGCCCTTTtcattcaacaaaaatatccAACATTGGAATTTGGCAGCATAGGTGTATCTCATGAAGCGATAAGTGATATTTGTCATGTGATGTTCAAGAGAGGTAATTGTAAAAAAGCTAAAAAGAATTTAGTAAATGCATTGAAAAACACCAATTCATCTCTCAGAAAGTTATTAGATGGTAAGTCAGACAATAAGTTAGACTTTCTTAAAATGCTTAAAGACAATGATCatgtaaaaaatgatttttgttcTTATAAGACAGAGGTTGTAAATTCagcatgtaaattattaaaaattaagtgtaCTCGTGAAAATCGACACAACATATTTCAGCGCTGTCAAAAGAGTTTTCTAGAAAATGAAATTGCCGATAGTCCTAAAGAATTATCTcaaatagaaatttttatgataggcCAAGAAAATGAACTAAATGAGGGTGCGGTGGTGCCGTAA